GGCGGCGCTCGGCCGTAAAGCGGATCCTGAACCGCGTCCTCTCGGGGCATTCGGAATCAACTCAAAGGGCGTTGCGGATATTGCCGGCAATGTCTGGGAATGGACATCGACCTGCTACGCCCATGTGACGATGACCAGCGATGGCGTTGCCAGTTCGCTCACCAATTGCGGCGTGCACGTTGTGGAGGGGTTCCACCGCACCTACATGTCGAACTTCATCCGCGACGGCAAAAGCGGCGGCTGCGCGGTCGGAACTCCGCCGGACAATCTCGGGTTTCGCCTGGTCCATGAACGCGGCGACTTCCTGCAGGCCGCGCTTCGCCGATTGGGCCTCACCTGACTGCCCCACAAAAAGGAACTTAGATGACTTCGAAGCCGGCCCTGCTTGACAGAGTGCGCCCCGTCGCCGAACAGCCCCTGGCCCGCCCCGGCGTGGACCGGGCCTCGATCGGGGTGCTGGTGCGCGAGTTCTATTCCAGGGTGAGAAAGGATGAGCGGCTCGGGCCTATCTTCGCCCGGGAAATCGCCGTTGACTGGGAGCCCCATCTGGAGAAGATGACGGACTTCTGGTGTTCCGTCATCTTGAAGAGCGGCGACTACCATGGCCGACCTGTGCCGGCCCATCTGAAGCTCAAGGACGTGACCGAAGCAGACTTCGGGATTTGGCTGGCTCTCTTCGGCGAGACGGCATCCCGCCTGTTCGCTCCCGAGATCGCGGCGGTGTTCGTCGAGCGAGCGGAAAGGATAGCGACGAGCCTCAGGCTCGCCATGTTCTTCCACCTCGGCCCTGCCGCCAGAGACGTTTCGGGAAAAGTGTGAGCGGTCAGGTTCGCACCCCTCGCCATAGCTGTTCGTTCGCAATTTTCTAAAACGCGGGGATGGAGCGGTTTCGCCGTTTCCTTGCTCCAAGTGACCGGCAAGCAGGGAGCAATCCACCGAGCTGACATCCGGTTTGATTCCGCACATGGACTGTGATGGACTGTAGCTGTTCAAGCCCCTGATTTCCGCGATGATCCTCAATCTTTTCGTCGGCACGATCGTCATCAGCCTGACGGTCCTGATCCACACTTTCGGCCTTATCGCGATCACTTACGTGATGTCCCGACTCGTTGCGCTGTTCCGGATGCACGGGAGGCGCAGCCGGGTCATCGCCATGATCACGGTCGTGATGGGGCTTTTCGCTGTCATGACGGCGGAAGTCTGGCTATGGGCCGGGATCTACCGGCTGCTCGGAATCTTCAGCGATTTCGAGACGGCGCTTTACTTTTCGACCATCACCTTTTCGACGGTCGGATATGGCGATGTCGTGCCGGCTCATGGCTGGCGCGTGCTGGCGGCCCTGGAAGGCATCAACGGCTTTCTGCTGATCGGCTGGTCGACAGCCTATCTGATCGCGGCCGGGACCCGTGTCGGGCCGTTCAGGGTGGGCGAGCATTTCTGACCCCCCACCTGAAGCCTATTCAAACTGAAGCCTATTCAAACCGCCACCGAATGCCTGCCGGTTCCGTTGCTGAGGTATTTGTCGAATTTCGCCGCCACCGTGCGGACAAGCGGACGGCTTGCCGCCGGCACGACGAAGTTCTCGCCTTCCAGCCGAAGAAGCTGGCCCGCCCCGCCGATGGCCAGTCGGCTCGCTTCGCAAAGCAGCCTTTGGCCGACATTTCCAAAGCGGTCGACAAGCTCCACCGCCGAGAAGGCGAAGTTGCACATCAGGCGCTCGATGACCCAGCCACGCGCCTCATCTTCGACGCTGAATTCTATGCCGCGCGTTATCGCCAGCTCTCCCGAATCCACGGCTTTCTGGTATTCACCCGTCGCAACGATGTTTTGTGCATGGCCCTGGCGATACCGGCTGATCGACGAGGGGCCGAGACCGATCAGGGTTTCGCACTGGTCCTCGGTGTAGCCCTGGAAATTGCGGCGGATCTTGCCGGCGCGGGCGGCAACCGCCAGCGTGTCCCCGGGCTTCGCGAAATGGTCCAATCCCAATGCCTCGTAGCCGGCATCGACAATCAGCTGCGCGGCAAGCTGTGACTGCGCCAGGCGCGCGACGGAATCGGGCAGCCAGGCTTCATCGATCATCGTCTGATGCTTCTTGAACCACGGCACATGCGCGTAGCCGAACAGGGCAAGCCTGTCCGGCGCCAAGGTCAGCGCCTGGGCAACGGTCGCCGCGACGCTCTTGCCGGTCTGATGCGGCAGGCCGTAAAGCAGGTCGAGGTTGACGGACGTGACGCCCCGCGCCCGCACCGCATCGACAATGCTCTTGGTCAGCGCGAAACTCTGCTCGCGATTGATCGCCTTCTGCACCTTGGGATCGAAATCCTGGACACCCAGGCTCGCCCTTGTCATGCCGATCGCGGCAAACGCGTCCAGCCGACCCTCGTCCATGTCATTGGGGTCGATCTCGACGCTGAGGCTGGCATCGCCGAGGAAGTCGAATTGATCCCGCAACGCCTTTCCGAGCATGAGGATGTCGTCGGGCTTCAGCATTGTCGGGGAGCCGCCACCGAAATGAACGGCGCGGACCCTGCCGCGGCCGCTGACGAGGCCGACCGTTTCGATCTCCTTGTGGAGGGAGCGAAGGAAAGTGGCCACGGGCGCATAGTGACGTGTCTGCTTGGTATGGCAGGCACAGAACCAGCACAGCCGATCGCAATAGGGAATATGGAGATACAGCGATATCTCGTCATCGCCTTCGAGCGCGTCAATCCACCCGCGAACCGTGACCGC
This region of Mesorhizobium sp. M2A.F.Ca.ET.046.03.2.1 genomic DNA includes:
- a CDS encoding group III truncated hemoglobin; its protein translation is MTSKPALLDRVRPVAEQPLARPGVDRASIGVLVREFYSRVRKDERLGPIFAREIAVDWEPHLEKMTDFWCSVILKSGDYHGRPVPAHLKLKDVTEADFGIWLALFGETASRLFAPEIAAVFVERAERIATSLRLAMFFHLGPAARDVSGKV
- the hemN gene encoding oxygen-independent coproporphyrinogen III oxidase codes for the protein MTPPAAPIDPPRPAPTVSPGDNVPRYTSYPTAPHFHPGVDAVTVRGWIDALEGDDEISLYLHIPYCDRLCWFCACHTKQTRHYAPVATFLRSLHKEIETVGLVSGRGRVRAVHFGGGSPTMLKPDDILMLGKALRDQFDFLGDASLSVEIDPNDMDEGRLDAFAAIGMTRASLGVQDFDPKVQKAINREQSFALTKSIVDAVRARGVTSVNLDLLYGLPHQTGKSVAATVAQALTLAPDRLALFGYAHVPWFKKHQTMIDEAWLPDSVARLAQSQLAAQLIVDAGYEALGLDHFAKPGDTLAVAARAGKIRRNFQGYTEDQCETLIGLGPSSISRYRQGHAQNIVATGEYQKAVDSGELAITRGIEFSVEDEARGWVIERLMCNFAFSAVELVDRFGNVGQRLLCEASRLAIGGAGQLLRLEGENFVVPAASRPLVRTVAAKFDKYLSNGTGRHSVAV
- a CDS encoding ion channel, with product MILNLFVGTIVISLTVLIHTFGLIAITYVMSRLVALFRMHGRRSRVIAMITVVMGLFAVMTAEVWLWAGIYRLLGIFSDFETALYFSTITFSTVGYGDVVPAHGWRVLAALEGINGFLLIGWSTAYLIAAGTRVGPFRVGEHF